The proteins below come from a single Bombus pyrosoma isolate SC7728 linkage group LG10, ASM1482585v1, whole genome shotgun sequence genomic window:
- the LOC122571725 gene encoding uncharacterized protein LOC122571725, translating to MSQIWLFVGYDSCKPVVGAVQGILNAVKQIWPVNGRVTVKSVIWKCVICYRMKTRTLQYPIAQLLTNRDKFEQPFLAVGADYCRPFYIKEKKQRNAKRLVAYAALFVCFSIKTIHIELVSALTSDGFLAALRRFFTRRGKFIDFYSDNTATFTEAYNELQITIATINSETNIHFRNYLLNNNIR from the coding sequence ATGTCACAAATATGGTTATTCGTGGGTTATGACTCCTGCAAGCCGGTCGTGGGCGCCGTGCAAGGCATCTTAAACGCAGTGAAACAGATCTGGCCGGTCAACGGAAGGGTAACGGTAAAATCAGTAATTTGGAAGTGCGTGATTTGCTATAGAATGAAAACCAGAACTCTGCAATATCCAATAGCCCAACTTCTGACAAATAGAGACAAATTCGAGCAACCATTCTTAGCGGTGGGCGCCGACTATTGCAGGCCATTTTATATCAAGGAGAAAAAACAGCGCAACGCAAAACGATTGGTGGCTTATGCAGCactatttgtttgttttagcATAAAGACAATACACATCGAATTAGTCAGTGCTCTCACCTCTGACGGATTTCTTGCAGCACTGAGGAGATTCTTCACTAGGCGCGGAAAATTCATAGATTTTTATAGTGACAATACTGCAACATTTACCGAGGCATATAATGAATTACAAATAACCATTGCAACGATAAACTCCGAAACGAATATACATTTCCGAAACTActtgttaaataataacataagGTAA